The genomic segment AAGATCAAATTCAAAGAAACCATCGTAACGACCGCAAGCCACATAAGCCAGATCCAAGGCTGCAGCGCCCGGACGACGCAAGCCAGCAGACTTTTGCGTCATATCGCGGAAAATATTGATGTAGTTTTCAAGATGATCAAAGCGGGTGTACGGAAAACCAGTGGCGATCAAACCATCTGTTAATTCACGTACTTTAGAAACGCGGATACGACGATCATTCAGGTAAGCGCCCACACCACGCGTTGCGGTAAACAAATCATTGCGGCAAGGATCATATACTACGGCTTGGGTAATCACGCCTTTATGTTCCAGAGCAATCGATACCGCGTACTGAGGAACGCCATGCAAGAAGTTGGTGGTGCCATCCAATGGATCAATAATCCATGTGTACTCTGACTGACCGCGGTTACCCGACTCTTC from the Iodobacter fluviatilis genome contains:
- a CDS encoding inositol monophosphatase family protein codes for the protein MHPMLNTAVRAARRAASIIQRASSNLDHLAVEKKGHNDFVSEVDRAAEQAIIDTILEAYPTHAIMAEESGNRGQSEYTWIIDPLDGTTNFLHGVPQYAVSIALEHKGVITQAVVYDPCRNDLFTATRGVGAYLNDRRIRVSKVRELTDGLIATGFPYTRFDHLENYINIFRDMTQKSAGLRRPGAAALDLAYVACGRYDGFFEFDLKTVDIAAGSLLVQEAGGLVTDLNGEEGFLQSGDILCGTPRVFGQMLSVIRQHNK